The following are from one region of the Mesorhizobium sp. B4-1-4 genome:
- the tnpC gene encoding IS66 family transposase: MAMTADQLPDDPDVLKAMVLARDVENARLTQIIKELQRHRFGRRAESLPEDQLLLGLEEAEQIEAAGEEEAERADPATRRERTAKRRANRGALPAHLPRIEMVVDIEDHACPCCRDGLHRIGEDVSERLDIVPAQLRVIVVRRPKYACRACEDVVVQAPAPARLIEGGLPTEATVAQVLVSKYADHLPLYRQAQIYARQGINLDRSTLGDWVGRAAWHLRPVHERLLEKLKASPKLFADETTAPVLDPGRGKTKTGQLWAYARDDRPWQGSDPPGVAYVYAPDRKAERPIAHLAGFTGILQVDGYGGYRVLADKSGATLAFCWAHVRRRFYELAAAGPAPIASEALRRIAELYRVEDDIRRQPADARRAVRQERSRPILVEFEPWLREKLGLISQKTKLAEAIRYTLSRWEGLTRFLDDGRIEIDSNTVERSIRPIALNRKNALFAGSDGGAEHWAVVASLIETCKLNRVEPLAYLADVLARIVSGHPNSQIDELLPWAYSNRALAPRALHSKVQ, encoded by the coding sequence ATGGCGATGACAGCGGACCAGCTTCCCGACGATCCGGATGTGCTGAAGGCGATGGTCCTGGCGCGCGATGTCGAGAATGCTCGCCTGACCCAGATCATCAAGGAATTGCAGCGTCACCGCTTCGGCCGCCGGGCCGAGAGCCTGCCCGAAGATCAACTGCTGCTTGGCCTTGAGGAGGCCGAACAGATCGAGGCGGCAGGCGAGGAAGAGGCCGAGCGTGCCGATCCTGCCACGCGCAGGGAGCGCACCGCAAAGCGGCGGGCGAACCGGGGTGCGCTGCCGGCGCATCTGCCTCGCATCGAGATGGTCGTCGACATCGAGGACCATGCCTGCCCATGCTGCCGCGACGGACTTCATCGGATCGGCGAAGACGTTAGCGAACGGCTCGACATCGTGCCGGCGCAACTGCGCGTGATCGTCGTACGGCGGCCCAAATATGCCTGTCGTGCCTGCGAGGACGTGGTCGTGCAGGCTCCGGCGCCCGCCCGGCTGATCGAAGGCGGTCTGCCGACCGAGGCCACCGTCGCGCAGGTTCTGGTCTCCAAATATGCCGATCACCTGCCGCTCTATCGCCAGGCGCAGATCTACGCCCGGCAGGGCATCAATCTGGATCGCTCCACCCTCGGCGACTGGGTCGGCCGCGCCGCCTGGCATCTGCGTCCGGTCCACGAGCGGCTGCTGGAGAAGCTGAAAGCCTCGCCGAAGCTCTTTGCCGACGAGACCACGGCGCCGGTGCTGGATCCCGGCCGCGGCAAGACCAAGACCGGGCAGCTCTGGGCCTACGCTCGCGACGATCGGCCATGGCAGGGGAGCGACCCACCTGGCGTCGCTTATGTCTATGCGCCGGACCGCAAGGCCGAGCGACCGATCGCCCATCTGGCGGGCTTCACCGGAATCCTGCAGGTCGACGGCTATGGCGGCTATCGCGTGCTCGCCGACAAGAGCGGCGCAACGCTCGCCTTCTGCTGGGCACACGTGCGCCGGCGCTTCTACGAACTCGCCGCAGCCGGCCCAGCGCCGATCGCCAGCGAGGCGCTCCGGCGCATCGCAGAGCTCTATCGCGTGGAGGACGACATCCGCCGCCAGCCAGCAGACGCCCGTCGTGCTGTGCGCCAGGAAAGGAGCCGGCCGATCCTGGTCGAGTTCGAGCCGTGGCTGCGCGAGAAGCTCGGCCTGATCAGCCAGAAGACCAAGCTCGCCGAGGCAATCCGCTATACGCTGTCACGCTGGGAGGGACTCACCCGCTTCCTCGACGACGGACGCATCGAGATCGACTCTAATACCGTCGAGCGGTCGATCCGCCCGATCGCGCTCAACCGAAAGAACGCCCTCTTCGCCGGATCGGACGGTGGTGCCGAGCACTGGGCCGTCGTCGCCTCGCTCATCGAAACGTGCAAGCTCAATAGAGTCGAGCCACTTGCCTACCTCGCGGACGTGCTCGCCAGGATCGTCAGCGGACATCCCAACAGCCAGATCGACGAACTTCTGCCCTGGGCCTATTCCAACCGCGCCCTCGCACCGAGAGCTTTGCACAGCAAGGTTCAGTGA
- a CDS encoding AsnC family transcriptional regulator, whose translation MDDLDRRILSALKNNNRLSFAELAEVVGSSGASCMDASTSCVRTM comes from the coding sequence ATGGACGATCTCGACCGACGTATCCTCTCGGCACTAAAGAACAACAATCGACTTTCATTCGCAGAGCTGGCAGAGGTCGTGGGGTCCTCGGGAGCCTCCTGCATGGACGCATCAACAAGCTGCGTTCGGACAATGTGA
- a CDS encoding acetoacetate decarboxylase family protein: MYRMPYGFGPTAGPRQGPDNGPFDWSNTPRRWSAAVSFLTDPKSLDHLLPPQFELAGEPVVTVEFFVLSELAWLAGRGYSMLQVRFPAAFGGNRDRAVGTFLSVLWENLADPILSGREELGFAKLWCDLPPPRIMGDRVTCAASWLGHEFAVLELSNLVEAEPRTPTYPGLGGSQNDGTLHYKYIPKTGEWGKAAVAHACLTPPAGNPTTQRLRIGTGQVTFKPTTWEQMPTQYHIVQTLAALPVLEQREAWCVETRGASDLSQQRALA, translated from the coding sequence ATGTACCGAATGCCATACGGCTTCGGACCGACCGCAGGGCCTCGGCAGGGGCCGGACAATGGACCTTTCGATTGGTCGAACACCCCGCGCCGTTGGTCCGCGGCGGTGAGTTTTCTTACGGACCCTAAATCTCTTGATCATTTGCTGCCGCCGCAGTTTGAGCTCGCCGGCGAGCCCGTCGTTACGGTGGAATTCTTCGTGCTGAGCGAACTCGCCTGGTTGGCCGGCCGCGGCTATTCTATGCTTCAAGTGCGCTTTCCTGCCGCCTTCGGTGGCAACCGGGACCGTGCTGTCGGCACCTTCCTTTCAGTCCTGTGGGAGAATCTTGCCGATCCGATTCTCAGCGGCCGTGAGGAGTTGGGGTTTGCGAAACTGTGGTGCGACCTTCCTCCGCCTAGGATCATGGGAGATCGGGTCACCTGTGCAGCATCATGGCTTGGGCATGAATTCGCGGTCCTTGAACTTAGCAACCTTGTCGAGGCCGAGCCCCGCACGCCGACCTACCCAGGTCTTGGAGGCAGTCAGAACGACGGAACCCTTCACTACAAATACATCCCGAAAACAGGCGAATGGGGAAAAGCTGCTGTCGCTCACGCCTGCTTGACCCCGCCGGCGGGCAATCCGACCACGCAAAGGCTGCGTATCGGAACCGGGCAGGTCACATTCAAACCCACCACTTGGGAACAGATGCCAACGCAGTATCACATCGTCCAGACACTTGCTGCCCTGCCCGTCCTGGAGCAACGGGAGGCTTGGTGTGTGGAAACGCGGGGGGCGTCTGACCTGTCCCAACAACGGGCTTTGGCCTGA
- a CDS encoding LysR family transcriptional regulator, translating into MKQSREAEAFDPRRNITPNVMRLGISHTQTAQKAGVLNERLERSDDFAASLAAPTIRGAGIVDFRRLRYFLGVVEARSFTKAAERLHVAQSALSLHIRQMEEGFGTSLLVRDRTGVTPTIAGYKLAHHARAILQRVTLAEEELTNAAKSPSGEITIGISCGVARMMVSRILALAREQLPMVSIKIVEGMSGPIEEWLAQGRFSLAILESTVENQDAAILAREEFCLVVPPNKPPFENTVRLSDLQKFPLAIPVRANSIGHSVTNLIARHGCALDVRFEIDSLSTIIDMVTDGKVCSILTPSAIQREASLGQLRCVKIVDPAISRTVVLAANPREERSALLGAARALVSQVVKDLALEATEAKATPEDVEAQIATIAPHRPPARREHNVLMYQQDRV; encoded by the coding sequence ATGAAGCAATCGCGCGAAGCGGAAGCATTCGACCCCCGCCGAAACATCACCCCTAACGTGATGCGCCTAGGTATCTCGCACACACAAACCGCTCAAAAAGCCGGTGTACTGAACGAACGCCTCGAGCGCTCCGATGATTTCGCAGCCTCGCTCGCTGCGCCGACCATAAGAGGGGCGGGCATTGTCGATTTCAGGCGCCTGAGATATTTCCTCGGTGTGGTGGAAGCGCGCAGCTTTACCAAAGCCGCGGAGCGGCTACACGTCGCGCAAAGTGCGCTTAGTCTTCATATCAGGCAGATGGAGGAAGGCTTCGGCACATCGCTCCTGGTTCGCGACAGAACAGGTGTCACGCCTACCATCGCTGGCTATAAGCTGGCACATCACGCGCGCGCAATTTTGCAAAGGGTAACCCTCGCCGAAGAAGAATTGACCAACGCAGCGAAGTCACCTTCGGGCGAAATCACGATCGGCATATCGTGTGGGGTCGCACGGATGATGGTGAGCAGGATTCTCGCGCTGGCGAGAGAACAGCTGCCAATGGTCTCGATCAAGATTGTTGAAGGGATGAGCGGCCCCATCGAAGAATGGCTGGCTCAAGGTCGTTTCAGCCTCGCAATCCTCGAAAGCACCGTCGAAAACCAAGATGCTGCGATCCTGGCCCGCGAGGAATTTTGCCTCGTTGTGCCTCCGAACAAACCACCGTTCGAAAATACGGTGCGGTTGTCCGATCTGCAGAAATTTCCGTTAGCTATCCCGGTAAGGGCGAACAGCATTGGACATTCAGTCACCAACCTCATCGCGCGCCATGGCTGTGCACTGGACGTACGGTTTGAAATAGATTCGCTCTCCACCATCATCGATATGGTGACGGATGGGAAGGTCTGTTCGATACTGACCCCATCGGCGATCCAGCGCGAAGCATCGCTCGGCCAGCTGCGTTGCGTGAAGATTGTCGATCCCGCTATCTCGCGGACTGTCGTTCTTGCAGCAAATCCAAGAGAGGAACGAAGTGCGTTACTGGGAGCGGCGCGGGCGCTGGTTTCGCAGGTTGTGAAAGACTTGGCACTAGAAGCGACCGAAGCCAAAGCAACTCCTGAAGATGTGGAAGCACAGATAGCCACCATCGCGCCGCATAGGCCTCCGGCCCGACGCGAGCATAATGTATTGATGTACCAACAAGACCGAGTTTGA
- a CDS encoding 3-hydroxybutyrate dehydrogenase, translating to MAATHLEGRVALITGSTSGIGLAIARRLARQGATVCLHGLGDAKQVESAICAVASEAGVRPRHFGGDLGSAAVATTLIEEVEKSVGSVDVLVNNAGIQHVSPVADFPLERWNAVLAINLTAPFLTIQRVLPGMLQRNWGRIINISSASGYRGVPHKAAYAASKHGLLGLTKVVSSETAQTGVTCNAVCPGWVMTPLVERQIEARAAKDGVDFERAAFEMVSASHPSGQFVKPEQIAGLVAYLCSEDADEVRGVGWNVDGGRLAR from the coding sequence ATGGCTGCCACGCACCTAGAAGGTCGCGTCGCGCTTATAACCGGCTCAACGAGCGGTATTGGCCTTGCTATCGCGCGAAGACTTGCAAGGCAGGGCGCAACCGTATGCCTCCACGGGCTGGGGGATGCTAAGCAGGTCGAGTCGGCGATTTGTGCCGTGGCGTCGGAAGCTGGCGTGCGGCCGCGACATTTCGGTGGAGATCTCGGTAGCGCGGCGGTGGCCACGACTCTCATCGAGGAAGTCGAGAAGAGCGTGGGCAGCGTGGATGTCCTGGTCAACAACGCGGGCATTCAGCATGTTTCCCCCGTTGCCGATTTTCCGCTTGAACGGTGGAATGCTGTCTTGGCAATCAATCTGACCGCGCCGTTTTTGACTATTCAGCGCGTGCTTCCAGGGATGTTGCAACGCAACTGGGGACGCATAATCAACATCTCCTCGGCTAGCGGTTATCGTGGTGTCCCGCATAAGGCGGCGTACGCGGCTAGCAAGCATGGCCTGCTCGGCCTTACCAAGGTGGTTTCCTCCGAAACTGCCCAAACCGGCGTCACCTGCAACGCGGTGTGTCCCGGGTGGGTCATGACGCCGCTTGTGGAGCGGCAGATCGAGGCTCGAGCGGCAAAGGACGGAGTCGACTTTGAACGCGCCGCCTTCGAGATGGTATCGGCCAGCCATCCCTCCGGCCAGTTCGTGAAGCCAGAGCAAATCGCAGGACTTGTCGCGTACCTGTGCTCGGAGGACGCCGACGAAGTACGTGGTGTGGGTTGGAACGTGGACGGCGGACGGCTTGCGCGATAG
- a CDS encoding cyclase family protein, whose protein sequence is MSERWKNKPEGANWGVFGDDDELGRVNLLTDERRLRAATEIKTGKTFCLSLPLDLPGGTALNPNRKPPERHLALRKGGKPSVNYPLRLENEHYIDTSCDDSITLYTQYSTQWDALSHIGQYFDADGDGVPEVVYYNGFRGGTDILGPDDKDGARARRLGIEKLAETGMQGRGILVDLAKIYGTARKWVGYDDLMRALQDQTVEVEPGDMLCLHTGFAQLLIDMKGTPDPKVLHNACAVLDGRDERLLGWLEVSGIAALIADNFAVEGYPSPVPAGCQHCAALPLHQQCLFKSGIPLGELWYLTELAGWLEKNGRNRFFLTAPPLRLPGSFGSPLTPVATV, encoded by the coding sequence GTGAGTGAGCGCTGGAAGAACAAGCCGGAGGGAGCGAACTGGGGGGTGTTCGGAGATGATGACGAGTTAGGTCGCGTCAACCTCCTCACCGACGAGCGCCGACTAAGAGCCGCGACGGAGATAAAGACTGGGAAGACGTTCTGCCTCAGTCTGCCCCTGGATTTGCCCGGCGGCACCGCTCTTAATCCGAACAGGAAACCACCTGAGCGCCATCTTGCGCTGCGCAAAGGCGGAAAGCCAAGCGTTAACTATCCACTTCGACTGGAAAACGAGCACTATATAGATACGTCCTGTGATGACAGCATCACGCTTTACACGCAGTACTCGACCCAGTGGGACGCCCTCAGTCATATTGGTCAGTATTTCGATGCCGATGGCGACGGAGTTCCCGAGGTCGTCTACTATAATGGGTTCAGGGGCGGCACAGATATACTGGGACCGGACGACAAGGACGGAGCTAGAGCTCGGCGATTGGGAATCGAAAAGCTCGCCGAAACCGGTATGCAAGGGCGCGGCATTCTAGTGGACCTGGCCAAGATTTATGGAACAGCAAGAAAGTGGGTGGGCTACGACGACTTGATGCGTGCGCTGCAAGATCAGACCGTGGAGGTCGAACCGGGCGATATGCTTTGTTTGCATACGGGATTTGCTCAGTTGCTCATAGACATGAAAGGGACGCCCGACCCCAAGGTTCTGCACAATGCCTGTGCGGTGCTTGATGGTCGGGACGAAAGGCTGCTTGGTTGGCTGGAAGTGAGCGGCATTGCTGCGCTGATCGCCGACAATTTTGCTGTTGAAGGTTACCCCAGCCCGGTGCCCGCCGGCTGTCAGCATTGCGCAGCACTCCCGCTCCATCAGCAGTGTCTCTTCAAATCGGGCATCCCACTTGGAGAACTCTGGTACCTAACTGAACTTGCTGGCTGGCTCGAAAAAAACGGTCGCAACCGCTTCTTTTTGACCGCGCCGCCACTGCGTCTGCCTGGCTCTTTCGGCTCGCCGCTGACGCCGGTAGCGACGGTATGA
- the tnpB gene encoding IS66 family insertion sequence element accessory protein TnpB (TnpB, as the term is used for proteins encoded by IS66 family insertion elements, is considered an accessory protein, since TnpC, encoded by a neighboring gene, is a DDE family transposase.), with protein sequence MIGPTGAVKVMVATKPVDFRKGAEGLAALVRETMGADPFSGAVYVFRAKRTDRIKLIFWDGTGVCLYAKRLEDGEFRWPKVQDGVMRLTAAQLSALLEGLDWRRVHEARRTRAPAQAG encoded by the coding sequence GTGATCGGGCCGACGGGCGCCGTCAAGGTCATGGTGGCAACGAAGCCGGTAGACTTCCGCAAGGGTGCGGAGGGGCTGGCTGCGTTGGTGCGCGAGACGATGGGCGCCGATCCGTTCAGCGGTGCAGTCTACGTGTTCCGGGCGAAACGAACGGATCGGATCAAGCTGATCTTCTGGGACGGCACCGGCGTCTGCCTCTATGCGAAGCGGCTGGAGGATGGCGAGTTCCGTTGGCCGAAAGTGCAGGATGGCGTGATGCGGCTGACGGCCGCTCAGTTGTCGGCGCTGCTTGAAGGGCTTGATTGGCGGCGGGTTCATGAAGCCCGCCGGACGCGCGCTCCGGCGCAGGCGGGTTGA
- the tnpA gene encoding IS66-like element accessory protein TnpA, which yields MTGRNDVRRPRGLRHMTISELTLKSRDEEPVRRLEIFTGAGRRREWLPDEKARIVAESYEVGETVSAVARRYALSPQQLFAWRRAARQPLTASAPEPLFVPAVVTAPAPEPAPTRPAQPRKRKATRDAGVIELEIDGIAMRVGRGADAKTVAAVIRALKATS from the coding sequence ATGACCGGAAGGAACGATGTTCGAAGGCCTCGAGGGCTTCGACACATGACGATTTCAGAGCTTACGCTTAAGTCCAGGGATGAAGAGCCGGTTCGTCGGCTTGAGATCTTCACTGGCGCCGGTCGGCGGCGAGAATGGCTGCCGGATGAGAAGGCGCGGATCGTGGCGGAAAGCTACGAGGTTGGCGAGACCGTGAGCGCGGTGGCCAGGCGCTATGCCTTGTCTCCGCAGCAACTGTTCGCGTGGCGTCGGGCCGCTCGTCAGCCGTTGACGGCGTCGGCACCTGAACCGCTCTTTGTTCCGGCGGTGGTGACGGCGCCGGCTCCGGAACCCGCGCCGACGCGTCCAGCGCAGCCGCGGAAGCGGAAGGCGACCCGAGATGCTGGCGTGATCGAGCTTGAGATTGACGGCATCGCCATGCGGGTCGGCCGGGGAGCCGACGCCAAGACGGTTGCGGCGGTGATCCGTGCACTGAAGGCAACCTCGTGA
- a CDS encoding GntR family transcriptional regulator, with translation MELREPLGPVEKEETLTEKVYRRVRTALVSGQLVPGQKLVHRNLSVELEVSPTPVREALLRLVSEGALDLDARGVAWVPHLPLATYEEIIELRVDLEGRAAARAAQLATAQDVASLKAIHDRLAEARRRNDTSKALEENERFHFGVIEIARMPVLRRIVENLWTQVGPTIRLFIAAPRPISRGLHPHEELLRALARHDQEAARAAVERDLRDGAKVLAPLLSSVSETR, from the coding sequence ATGGAACTTCGTGAACCACTCGGTCCGGTCGAAAAGGAAGAGACGCTTACCGAGAAGGTTTACCGTCGTGTTCGCACAGCACTGGTTTCGGGCCAGTTGGTGCCAGGTCAGAAGCTCGTCCATCGAAACCTGTCTGTTGAATTGGAGGTCAGTCCAACGCCTGTGCGGGAAGCCTTGCTGCGGCTTGTTTCAGAAGGCGCGCTTGACCTAGATGCCCGCGGCGTGGCCTGGGTCCCCCACTTGCCTCTCGCCACCTATGAGGAAATCATAGAGCTTAGGGTCGACCTCGAGGGCCGAGCGGCGGCACGAGCCGCCCAGCTTGCCACTGCACAAGACGTGGCATCGCTAAAGGCTATCCACGATCGACTGGCAGAGGCCCGCCGCAGAAATGATACCTCCAAGGCCCTTGAGGAAAATGAACGCTTTCATTTTGGTGTCATCGAGATCGCTCGCATGCCGGTGCTGCGCAGGATTGTCGAAAACCTCTGGACACAGGTGGGCCCCACCATCCGCCTCTTCATAGCCGCACCGCGTCCTATCTCACGCGGCTTGCATCCTCATGAAGAACTCTTGCGAGCGCTCGCTCGGCATGACCAGGAAGCGGCCCGAGCTGCTGTGGAGCGCGACCTTCGAGACGGCGCCAAAGTCCTTGCACCTTTGCTGTCCAGCGTTTCGGAAACGCGCTAG
- a CDS encoding M24 family metallopeptidase, whose amino-acid sequence MTITKGPQAFPRAEFLRRLGTVKEEMGRRNVDALVVSDPNNITYLTGYTAVSGYVPQGLVVLIDEEEPSFILRQCDAPAALHQAFMDRNKVIAYPEYLIGNPEKDGYDTLIDFLNDAGVANRTIGLEQNSLPVTATEKFKRRLPKAKVVDCTLAVTWIRLVKSDLEIEVMRECAAISDAAVLRAAEVIRPGVREADAVAEIVGTLVRGVNGKPGTLIKLVGLCSSPRTGTCHIPWSEDVFRDGSQINLELGGSRHGYAAGLMRTYSIGAPNDRLQRIHDAEVEGLEAALGAVRPGATCSDVAEAFNRTIAKRGFKKDTRCGYAHGIGWLEPTASLKEGDMTVLKPNMTFHLMLGNWVDEDFGYVISETFRVTEKGADVLTSAPRKIFQI is encoded by the coding sequence ATGACGATCACCAAAGGGCCACAGGCGTTTCCTCGCGCGGAATTCTTGCGCAGGCTTGGCACTGTCAAAGAAGAGATGGGCCGCCGCAATGTCGATGCCCTCGTCGTTTCCGATCCGAACAACATTACCTACCTTACTGGATACACGGCAGTCTCTGGTTATGTGCCGCAAGGCCTCGTTGTTTTGATCGACGAAGAGGAGCCATCGTTTATTCTGCGCCAGTGTGATGCGCCGGCGGCGCTCCACCAGGCGTTCATGGATCGGAACAAGGTGATTGCGTATCCGGAATACCTGATCGGGAATCCAGAAAAGGATGGGTATGACACACTGATTGATTTCCTGAATGACGCCGGCGTCGCAAACCGCACCATTGGACTCGAGCAGAACAGCCTACCGGTAACGGCGACGGAGAAATTCAAGAGACGTTTGCCCAAGGCGAAGGTCGTGGATTGTACACTAGCCGTAACCTGGATCCGCCTGGTCAAGTCGGATCTGGAAATCGAGGTCATGCGGGAATGTGCTGCCATCTCCGATGCAGCGGTCCTGCGTGCCGCCGAGGTGATCCGCCCTGGTGTGCGCGAGGCCGATGCTGTTGCGGAAATCGTGGGAACGTTGGTCCGCGGCGTGAACGGCAAGCCGGGGACGCTCATCAAGCTGGTGGGCCTGTGTTCATCGCCTCGCACGGGAACCTGCCACATTCCCTGGAGCGAGGATGTCTTCCGCGACGGATCGCAAATCAATCTGGAGCTTGGTGGTTCGCGCCACGGCTACGCCGCCGGCCTTATGCGCACTTACTCGATTGGTGCGCCGAACGATCGCTTGCAGCGCATTCACGACGCCGAAGTCGAAGGCCTGGAGGCAGCGCTTGGAGCCGTTCGCCCAGGAGCGACCTGCAGCGATGTCGCCGAGGCTTTCAACCGGACCATCGCCAAGCGTGGCTTCAAAAAAGATACGCGTTGCGGCTACGCCCACGGAATCGGCTGGCTTGAGCCCACTGCAAGCCTGAAGGAAGGCGACATGACCGTGCTCAAACCGAATATGACGTTTCATCTAATGTTGGGCAATTGGGTCGACGAAGATTTCGGTTATGTAATCAGTGAGACGTTCCGGGTGACGGAAAAGGGCGCCGACGTGCTCACATCCGCCCCGCGGAAAATCTTCCAGATTTAA
- a CDS encoding SDR family oxidoreductase — translation MDNRDRVALVTGAARGIGASIARKLASVGHPVVLADVLASVEDTAAAIRAEGYQAQAVQLDVSDEASVADLPQRLGGWWSDLGVIVNNAGISPKVEGRKRLVEDIPLDEWQRVISVNLTGPFLLSRRAIPALKRRRWGRIVMMTSQAAHTPSSITGAYYGASKSGLMGFARTLALELGPFGVTVNSVAPGRIKSEMVAGSTQAANEAFVASIPVGRMGEPNEVAEVVSFLASDAAAYLTGATLDVTGGSYMP, via the coding sequence ATGGATAATCGTGACAGGGTTGCGCTGGTTACCGGAGCCGCGCGAGGGATCGGGGCCTCGATCGCACGGAAATTGGCATCCGTGGGCCACCCGGTGGTGCTTGCGGACGTGCTTGCCAGCGTCGAGGACACCGCGGCTGCCATTAGGGCAGAGGGTTATCAAGCCCAAGCAGTGCAACTGGATGTTTCGGACGAAGCATCCGTTGCAGATCTGCCACAAAGGCTTGGCGGGTGGTGGTCGGATCTTGGCGTGATCGTCAACAACGCCGGAATATCGCCAAAGGTCGAGGGTCGGAAGCGGCTTGTCGAGGATATCCCTTTGGACGAGTGGCAACGGGTTATCAGCGTTAACTTGACCGGGCCATTTCTCCTATCACGCCGGGCCATCCCGGCGCTCAAGCGCCGCCGCTGGGGACGTATTGTCATGATGACAAGCCAAGCCGCGCATACGCCCAGCAGCATCACTGGCGCCTACTATGGCGCGTCCAAAAGCGGACTGATGGGTTTTGCACGCACGTTGGCGCTTGAGCTTGGGCCGTTTGGCGTCACGGTGAACAGTGTGGCGCCCGGCCGCATAAAGAGCGAAATGGTAGCCGGTTCAACCCAAGCTGCAAACGAAGCTTTCGTCGCCAGCATTCCTGTGGGGCGGATGGGTGAGCCTAACGAGGTCGCCGAAGTCGTTAGTTTTCTTGCCAGCGACGCTGCGGCCTACCTGACAGGCGCAACCTTAGACGTCACAGGCGGTAGCTACATGCCGTAA